From Amycolatopsis sp. YIM 10, the proteins below share one genomic window:
- a CDS encoding STAS domain-containing protein yields MASGQAAERELLVAVLTSREVEVVNGWLESQRDLIATGTVPSQKELRDEALTLVEALREGLRTGLAVEDIVLRHEPLRDAVTRLSTRRARGGVPATSIALGMLSLKEAILGVAESETTDTRLLYGVARMVSGLLDAAGALTFATYVEGREEIIRTQHQQMLELSTPVVLLWPRVLAVPLIGTLDSARTQLVMNSVLETIRSTEALVAIIDITGVPTVDTAVAHHLLQTVSAVRLMGAECFISGIRPTIAQTITQLGIDLSTITTRATLADALAEAIRLIDAESPVPDLVRGGSTE; encoded by the coding sequence ATGGCTAGCGGGCAGGCGGCGGAGCGTGAGTTGCTCGTCGCGGTACTGACCAGTCGCGAGGTCGAAGTGGTGAACGGCTGGCTGGAGAGCCAGCGCGACTTGATCGCCACTGGCACGGTGCCGAGCCAGAAGGAACTGCGGGACGAGGCGCTCACCCTGGTCGAGGCGCTGCGTGAGGGCCTGCGGACCGGGCTCGCCGTCGAGGACATCGTGCTCCGGCACGAGCCGTTGCGCGACGCGGTCACCCGGCTGTCGACGCGGCGGGCACGCGGCGGCGTGCCGGCGACCTCGATCGCGCTCGGGATGCTCTCGCTCAAGGAAGCCATCCTCGGCGTGGCGGAATCCGAGACCACCGACACGCGGCTGCTCTACGGGGTCGCGCGCATGGTCAGCGGTCTCCTCGACGCCGCGGGCGCGCTCACCTTCGCGACCTACGTCGAGGGCCGCGAGGAGATCATCCGTACCCAGCACCAGCAGATGCTGGAGCTGTCCACCCCGGTGGTACTGCTGTGGCCGCGGGTCCTCGCGGTGCCGTTGATCGGCACGCTCGACAGTGCCCGCACCCAGCTGGTGATGAACAGTGTGCTGGAGACCATCCGGTCCACCGAGGCCCTCGTCGCGATCATCGACATCACCGGGGTGCCCACGGTGGACACCGCGGTGGCGCACCACCTGCTGCAGACCGTGAGCGCGGTGCGGCTGATGGGCGCGGAGTGCTTCATCAGCGGTATCCGCCCCACGATCGCCCAGACGATCACCCAGCTGGGCATCGACCTGTCCACCATCACCACCCGGGCCACGCTCGCCGACGCGCTCGCCGAGGCCATCCGGCTCATCGACGCCGAGTCGCCGGTGCCGGACCTCGTGCGTGGCGGGAGCACCGAATGA
- a CDS encoding maleylpyruvate isomerase family mycothiol-dependent enzyme, producing MIRAHARLATIVTGLDDRQIAEPSGLPGWSRGHVLAHLTDNARMFVSLAEHVLRGQLVAGYDGGVDERKAIIEATAGRSAVEHRAELARHTTRLEGVWARAGDADWTRPVTFHNADLAATVYCRWREVWIHLVDLAVGVGPDDWPEALACHAIDFLLSRLPSGTCLRAVDGQHRWSVGDGTGIVVTGRVRDLAAWLAGRTPTLLPLAAEGLPDLGPWSPRPPPRSGRT from the coding sequence GTGATCCGCGCTCACGCCAGGTTGGCGACGATCGTCACCGGCCTTGACGATCGGCAGATCGCCGAACCTTCCGGCCTTCCCGGATGGTCGCGAGGCCATGTCCTCGCGCATCTCACCGACAACGCGAGGATGTTCGTGAGTCTGGCGGAACACGTTCTGCGTGGACAGCTGGTCGCGGGCTACGACGGTGGCGTGGACGAGCGCAAAGCGATCATCGAGGCCACTGCCGGTCGTAGCGCGGTGGAGCACCGCGCCGAGTTGGCCAGGCACACGACTCGGCTGGAAGGGGTATGGGCTCGTGCCGGTGACGCGGACTGGACGCGCCCGGTCACCTTCCACAATGCCGACCTTGCCGCGACCGTCTATTGCCGCTGGCGTGAGGTGTGGATTCACCTGGTCGATCTGGCGGTCGGTGTCGGGCCGGACGACTGGCCGGAAGCTCTGGCCTGCCACGCCATCGATTTCCTGCTCAGCCGACTCCCGTCCGGTACGTGCCTGCGCGCAGTGGACGGACAGCACCGCTGGTCCGTCGGCGATGGGACCGGCATCGTGGTCACCGGGCGGGTGCGTGACCTCGCGGCCTGGCTGGCCGGGCGTACGCCGACCCTGCTCCCGCTGGCGGCGGAGGGCTTGCCCGATCTCGGCCCGTGGTCGCCCCGCCCGCCGCCGCGGTCGGGCCGCACGTGA
- a CDS encoding PP2C family protein-serine/threonine phosphatase → MTAQAGDRRSDIERVLRTAEPHALLELARAELFRTFGADPVDLLMADYALTMLQPVAVLPYTTEPLTVNASAPGRAFGTQEPFVEDLAGGGVTVHVPVTTRGDRIGVLSLGLRTAPDPITLDDLKQIADVLAHEIIVAERDTDLYLQARRAERLTLAAEMQWQLLPARACARTEYSLGAQLEPAYAIYGDNFDWSTSANHLVLTVTNGMGEGIDAALLTNLAINALRNARRAGVPLTDQAALADQAIYGQHAGRQHVSTLLLRFDLTTGNVEVVDAGSPKLWRLRDGTVDPITFDAQLPLGMFDDTPYVTETFQVIPGDRLIFVTDGVYDVASPAGERYGQRALARAIKATSLLPATQVPRAVLEQLATHRVSTSPAEDDSMIVCLDWHGRQQN, encoded by the coding sequence GTGACCGCACAGGCGGGGGACAGACGCTCCGACATCGAACGTGTCCTGCGTACAGCCGAACCACACGCGCTGCTCGAACTCGCGCGCGCGGAATTGTTCCGCACTTTCGGCGCCGATCCGGTCGACCTGCTCATGGCCGACTACGCGCTGACCATGCTGCAACCGGTGGCGGTGCTGCCGTATACCACCGAGCCGTTAACGGTAAACGCCAGCGCGCCGGGCCGTGCGTTCGGCACCCAGGAACCCTTCGTCGAGGATCTCGCCGGTGGCGGGGTGACGGTGCACGTACCGGTCACCACCCGCGGCGACCGCATCGGCGTGCTGTCCCTCGGCCTGCGAACGGCCCCGGACCCGATCACCCTCGACGACCTCAAGCAGATCGCCGACGTGCTCGCCCACGAGATCATCGTCGCTGAACGCGACACCGACCTCTACCTGCAAGCCCGCCGCGCGGAACGGCTCACCCTCGCCGCCGAGATGCAGTGGCAACTGCTCCCCGCCCGCGCCTGCGCCCGCACCGAATACAGCCTCGGCGCCCAGCTCGAACCCGCCTACGCCATCTACGGCGACAACTTCGACTGGTCCACCTCCGCCAACCACCTCGTCCTCACCGTCACCAACGGCATGGGCGAAGGCATCGACGCCGCCCTGCTCACCAACCTGGCCATCAACGCACTGCGCAACGCCCGCCGCGCCGGCGTCCCGCTCACCGACCAAGCCGCGCTCGCCGACCAGGCCATCTACGGCCAGCACGCCGGCCGCCAGCACGTCTCCACCCTCCTGCTGCGCTTCGACCTGACCACCGGCAACGTCGAAGTGGTCGACGCCGGCTCCCCCAAGCTGTGGCGCCTGCGCGACGGCACCGTCGACCCCATCACCTTCGACGCCCAACTGCCCCTCGGCATGTTCGACGACACGCCCTACGTCACCGAAACCTTCCAGGTCATCCCCGGCGACCGGCTGATCTTCGTCACCGACGGCGTCTACGACGTCGCCTCCCCCGCTGGGGAACGCTACGGCCAGCGCGCGCTCGCCCGCGCCATCAAAGCCACCAGCCTCCTGCCCGCCACCCAGGTACCCCGAGCGGTACTCGAACAACTCGCCACCCACCGGGTCTCCACCAGCCCCGCCGAAGACGACTCCATGATCGTCTGCCTCGACTGGCACGGACGCCAGCAGAACTAG
- a CDS encoding N-acetyltransferase family protein: MIRAATANDIAELRAMIRELADYERAADQARASDEQLHEALFGEHPAAFVLIAEDDHTGEPVGYALWFPRFSTWTGARGMHLEDLNVRSHARGGGHGKASAGRSCRDLPTARLRGLRMVGAGVE; encoded by the coding sequence ATGATCCGAGCTGCCACCGCGAACGACATCGCGGAGCTACGCGCGATGATCCGTGAGCTCGCCGACTACGAACGTGCCGCCGACCAGGCCCGTGCGAGTGACGAGCAGCTTCACGAGGCGCTGTTCGGTGAACATCCCGCGGCGTTCGTGTTGATCGCCGAGGACGACCACACCGGCGAGCCTGTGGGGTATGCGCTGTGGTTCCCGCGATTTTCGACCTGGACCGGGGCGCGCGGGATGCACCTGGAAGACCTCAACGTCCGGTCCCACGCTCGCGGCGGAGGACACGGCAAAGCTTCTGCTGGCCGCTCTTGCCGCGATCTGCCAACGGCACGGCTACGAGGGCTTCGAATGGTGGGTGCTGGCGTGGAATGA
- a CDS encoding glycosyltransferase has protein sequence MAEVLPWLLEQANVIHQCGPAAVEAMRQRADQVPDELASWYRPLGFVGAELADVFALTEVVISRNGAGTIAELTALGLPSVLVPSAGGEQAHNARHLVDAGAARALLGVVTPVALWDALAPLLSDRDARSAMARRAREQGRPDAADQLVERVVEAAHASGC, from the coding sequence TTGGCCGAGGTCCTGCCGTGGTTGCTGGAACAGGCGAACGTGATTCACCAGTGCGGCCCTGCCGCGGTCGAGGCGATGCGTCAGCGCGCCGACCAGGTGCCGGACGAACTGGCGTCTTGGTATCGGCCGCTCGGATTCGTGGGTGCGGAGTTGGCGGATGTGTTCGCGCTGACTGAGGTGGTGATCTCACGTAATGGTGCGGGAACGATCGCCGAGTTGACTGCGCTGGGGTTGCCGTCGGTGCTGGTGCCGTCGGCTGGTGGGGAGCAGGCGCACAACGCGCGGCACCTGGTGGACGCTGGTGCCGCGCGGGCGTTGCTCGGCGTGGTGACGCCGGTGGCGTTGTGGGACGCGCTTGCACCGTTGTTGAGCGATCGGGACGCGCGTAGCGCGATGGCTCGGCGCGCTCGTGAGCAGGGCAGGCCCGATGCCGCCGACCAGCTTGTCGAGCGAGTAGTTGAGGCCGCGCACGCAAGTGGCTGCTGA
- a CDS encoding GNAT family N-acetyltransferase has protein sequence MSSRPVIVELVEPADSSTIAQLVELGDASKDTLGMLTPAVYEDSAHAGCLLVARHAGEPIGYALFRKLRTRSEISLTHLCVRADHRHRGVAKMLVEDLSGRHHGRSGIRAKCRDDYPGINRVWRSLGFDAIGSATGRGADKAPMTVWWRDHAHPNLFTPPVEEGPVLAVAIDANVLLDLHVRPTRPEASRSQVLLAPDLRGRLEMVVPAEGLEKDVAHCSTADQNPLLAAAALYPRPSGDPVRAQALFATLLATVEENLTRSSLTEQDRGDLWQLAHTVTAGVKVFVTWDYRLRTEIAPIVVAIPREELTGVRIISPDSVVRYLDELAHAAAYQPRSLEGSQFSTELARVDGESELQVFLNKGAGETRRQFRERLQYVSRVAQARETVRASDTTPVAHYGFHCDGGVLRVELLRVTDHPIAQTMTRRLLWLLRQQARDRGAKVVEIADPYVSDVVARAAGHEAYQLLNDRWYAWVIDRCGSGPEISAAITDAHALVGVPPAQLIKPRLPAVTAAEYERTWWPAKITDSALPSFAVAIQPRWSADLLGVPRTLTGRATELALGREQVYYRSGHNNSVLKAPARILWYMSHSPGTGPGSFIGTSLLDATEVDTPENLHRVLAHYGVFRLEHIRDATSLSVAQALRFSDTEIFRHPVSFREYGTIRAALGGPKSMQSPCNVPPATFAEVYARGRG, from the coding sequence GTGAGTAGCAGGCCCGTGATCGTGGAGCTAGTAGAGCCCGCCGACAGCTCGACCATCGCCCAGTTGGTCGAGCTGGGTGACGCGTCCAAGGACACGCTAGGCATGTTGACGCCGGCAGTGTACGAGGATAGTGCCCACGCAGGGTGTTTGCTGGTGGCGCGACATGCTGGTGAGCCGATCGGGTACGCACTGTTCCGCAAGCTGCGCACGCGAAGCGAGATATCGCTGACTCATCTGTGCGTACGCGCAGACCATCGGCATCGCGGTGTTGCGAAGATGCTCGTGGAGGATCTGAGCGGCCGTCACCATGGGCGCAGCGGCATTCGTGCGAAGTGCCGCGACGACTATCCGGGGATCAATCGGGTATGGCGCAGCCTGGGATTCGACGCTATCGGGTCAGCGACCGGACGTGGCGCGGATAAGGCGCCGATGACCGTATGGTGGCGCGACCACGCCCACCCCAACCTCTTCACACCGCCGGTCGAGGAAGGGCCCGTCCTGGCGGTCGCGATCGACGCGAACGTCCTCCTCGACCTCCATGTTCGCCCGACACGTCCAGAGGCTAGTCGATCTCAAGTGTTGTTGGCTCCGGATCTGCGTGGGCGCCTGGAGATGGTCGTACCCGCCGAGGGCCTGGAGAAGGACGTGGCCCATTGCTCGACGGCGGATCAGAACCCGCTTCTGGCTGCGGCCGCGCTGTACCCTCGACCGTCGGGTGACCCTGTTCGCGCTCAGGCTCTTTTCGCCACCTTGCTGGCAACAGTGGAGGAGAACCTCACCCGGTCATCGTTGACCGAGCAAGACCGGGGTGACCTGTGGCAGTTGGCGCACACGGTGACAGCCGGAGTGAAGGTCTTCGTCACCTGGGACTATCGTCTACGCACAGAGATTGCGCCCATCGTGGTAGCTATTCCTCGCGAGGAACTGACGGGCGTGCGCATTATTTCACCGGACTCGGTCGTCAGATATCTTGACGAACTCGCACATGCCGCGGCTTATCAGCCGAGGTCGCTCGAGGGGAGCCAGTTCAGCACGGAGTTGGCCAGGGTTGACGGGGAGTCCGAACTCCAGGTATTCCTGAATAAAGGCGCCGGAGAGACACGGCGTCAGTTCCGCGAGCGACTTCAATACGTCTCTCGGGTGGCTCAGGCTCGCGAGACCGTGCGCGCATCTGACACCACGCCTGTCGCGCACTACGGCTTCCACTGTGACGGCGGAGTCCTGCGCGTCGAACTGCTGCGAGTCACCGACCATCCGATTGCGCAGACCATGACACGCCGCCTGCTGTGGCTTCTGCGTCAGCAGGCGCGCGATCGCGGCGCGAAGGTGGTCGAGATCGCCGATCCGTACGTGTCGGACGTTGTCGCTCGTGCGGCGGGCCACGAGGCCTATCAACTGCTGAACGACCGGTGGTACGCCTGGGTGATCGACCGCTGTGGCAGCGGGCCGGAGATAAGTGCCGCCATCACTGACGCTCATGCCCTGGTTGGCGTCCCGCCAGCCCAGTTGATCAAACCGCGACTGCCAGCTGTGACTGCCGCTGAGTACGAACGCACGTGGTGGCCAGCCAAGATCACCGACAGTGCGCTTCCCTCGTTCGCTGTCGCGATACAGCCACGCTGGAGCGCCGACCTGCTCGGGGTACCCAGAACGTTGACTGGCCGGGCCACTGAGCTCGCTCTGGGACGGGAGCAGGTCTACTACCGCAGCGGGCACAACAACAGCGTTCTGAAAGCTCCGGCGCGGATCCTCTGGTATATGAGTCACAGTCCAGGAACCGGTCCGGGCAGCTTCATCGGGACTTCTTTGCTCGATGCCACTGAGGTCGACACCCCCGAGAACCTGCATCGAGTATTGGCGCACTACGGCGTCTTCCGACTCGAACACATCCGAGACGCGACGTCGCTTTCAGTCGCGCAGGCTCTGCGGTTCTCCGACACGGAGATTTTTCGCCATCCGGTCTCGTTCCGAGAGTACGGCACCATCCGCGCGGCTCTCGGCGGCCCCAAGTCCATGCAGTCTCCGTGTAACGTGCCGCCCGCGACCTTCGCCGAGGTCTACGCCAGGGGAAGGGGATAG
- a CDS encoding DUF6578 domain-containing protein, with protein sequence MGTVPVTINCWEIECCGEPFSVGDRVTWRLTWAPEAKLPDELFVTLDATVETVPVTNLPRGDQPAVRRYQRFVRAGQIQATWSGSGSLSGHMTLRGVLLATWHGGGLEPTSPSVSGFVHRIRTLRQRMQISAGRPRRREALVAGSELIDMPDCPHTFDDFGDRADSGVVVDLKVVAPPV encoded by the coding sequence ATGGGTACGGTCCCGGTGACCATCAACTGTTGGGAAATCGAGTGCTGCGGCGAGCCGTTTTCTGTCGGTGACCGAGTCACCTGGCGGCTGACGTGGGCCCCTGAGGCCAAGTTGCCCGACGAACTCTTCGTAACGCTGGACGCGACCGTCGAAACGGTGCCGGTGACCAATCTTCCCCGCGGTGATCAACCTGCGGTAAGGCGCTACCAGCGCTTCGTCCGGGCCGGTCAGATCCAGGCCACCTGGAGCGGAAGTGGTTCGCTGTCCGGGCACATGACCCTGCGAGGAGTGTTGCTGGCTACGTGGCACGGTGGCGGCCTGGAACCCACCTCGCCGTCAGTGTCCGGATTCGTTCACCGAATCCGGACACTCCGGCAGCGAATGCAGATCAGTGCGGGCCGCCCGCGCCGCCGGGAAGCACTGGTCGCAGGCAGCGAACTCATCGACATGCCCGACTGCCCGCACACGTTCGACGACTTCGGCGATCGAGCGGACTCCGGTGTCGTGGTCGATCTGAAGGTGGTCGCACCGCCGGTGTGA
- a CDS encoding LysE family translocator gives MDLLGSLPAFVVAVLLISASPGPAMALILRRAALRGFGGAVPAVLGLEAGLYLWALFAAAGLAALVATSQIALIVLRVVGAGFLVYLGIKAWRSAWRIRGDQPVPDPRDESAADTSAKVWAKAFGEGLVVMLANPKAAAFMIAFYPQFVPADRPQFATTALLALLQVAIEIGLYLTLAALVGRAGEWFRRSAVRRRLDAINGTVLVALGVRMAAEGR, from the coding sequence ATGGATCTTCTGGGGTCGTTGCCTGCTTTTGTCGTCGCGGTGCTGTTGATCTCGGCCTCTCCGGGGCCGGCGATGGCGTTGATCCTGCGTCGTGCGGCTCTGCGAGGCTTCGGTGGTGCGGTCCCGGCAGTGCTCGGGCTTGAGGCCGGGCTGTACTTGTGGGCGTTGTTCGCCGCCGCCGGGTTGGCGGCGCTGGTCGCCACCTCGCAGATCGCGTTGATCGTCCTGCGTGTCGTCGGCGCCGGATTCCTTGTGTACCTGGGGATCAAGGCCTGGCGTTCGGCATGGCGCATCCGCGGGGATCAGCCTGTACCGGATCCGCGCGACGAATCCGCGGCGGACACCTCGGCGAAGGTCTGGGCGAAGGCGTTCGGCGAGGGCTTGGTGGTCATGCTGGCGAACCCGAAAGCGGCTGCCTTCATGATCGCGTTCTACCCGCAGTTCGTGCCGGCTGATCGGCCGCAGTTCGCCACCACCGCGCTGCTCGCCCTGCTGCAGGTGGCCATCGAGATCGGCCTTTACCTCACGCTGGCGGCGCTGGTCGGCCGCGCCGGCGAATGGTTCCGCCGGTCGGCGGTACGGCGCCGTCTCGACGCCATCAACGGTACTGTCCTGGTAGCACTCGGGGTGCGGATGGCGGCGGAGGGCCGCTGA
- a CDS encoding carbon-nitrogen hydrolase family protein — MSRHVSLAAVNFAVRPITDFSEFATHVTDLVAACHGADLVVFPELCTVELLTTLPGWRRLPASELGLIAKFSDDYVELFTRLAVERGQHIVGGSQLVPHGSAYLNVAHLFTPDGQVIRHAKTHIFPAEATWSTAEGDGMEVIDLPFARVGFNICYEAEIPECATTLAHQGAEIILCPSYTFTEHGFWRVRHSAHARAIENQVYVVHACTGGRPGAPLPTGWARSSILSPCDAIFPASGVIGEATANTESVVRAVVDLDLLTTNRESGAAPTFRDRRRRSDLYRGWPQP, encoded by the coding sequence ATGTCCCGGCACGTCTCGCTCGCCGCGGTGAACTTCGCGGTCCGGCCGATCACGGACTTCTCCGAGTTCGCCACCCACGTCACCGACCTGGTAGCGGCCTGCCACGGCGCGGATCTCGTGGTGTTTCCTGAGCTCTGCACGGTCGAGCTGCTGACGACATTGCCGGGCTGGCGACGTCTGCCGGCGAGCGAGCTGGGGCTGATCGCGAAGTTTTCCGACGACTACGTGGAGCTGTTCACCCGCCTGGCGGTCGAGCGAGGCCAGCACATCGTGGGCGGCTCGCAACTGGTGCCGCACGGCTCCGCGTACCTCAACGTCGCACACTTGTTCACGCCCGACGGGCAGGTGATCCGTCATGCCAAAACCCACATCTTCCCCGCAGAGGCGACGTGGTCCACCGCGGAAGGAGACGGCATGGAGGTGATCGACCTGCCGTTCGCGCGGGTCGGCTTCAACATCTGCTACGAGGCGGAAATCCCCGAGTGCGCCACCACCCTGGCCCATCAGGGTGCGGAGATCATTCTCTGCCCGTCGTACACCTTCACCGAGCACGGTTTCTGGCGTGTCCGGCACAGCGCCCACGCCCGCGCCATCGAGAACCAGGTCTACGTCGTCCACGCCTGCACCGGCGGACGCCCGGGCGCGCCGCTGCCCACCGGCTGGGCCAGGAGTTCGATTCTCAGTCCTTGTGACGCGATCTTCCCGGCGAGCGGTGTCATCGGCGAAGCCACAGCCAACACCGAGTCCGTCGTCCGGGCCGTGGTCGACCTCGACCTGCTCACCACCAACCGGGAAAGCGGTGCGGCGCCGACCTTCCGCGACCGGCGCCGCCGCAGCGACCTCTACCGCGGCTGGCCGCAGCCCTGA
- the dapA gene encoding 4-hydroxy-tetrahydrodipicolinate synthase — protein MPLRHRAGVDFPVDTFLVVGNLVLADDGGDLVDVNVDSPSLGSVLTAIVTPFDDDLRVDEHSFVSLLRHVLANGSDGVVVAATTGEPSTLSNTEHLRLIELACAERPAATSVIASTGSNNTAQACMMTERAIELGADAVLSVAPYYNRPNRRGLVRHYAEIAKAAGKPVVVYNIPARTGIDLPNDLLAELAQIEHIDYVKQANNANLALVDGLGVYAGNDDAFARTLDLGGCGGILVGSQVAGPLMRRMVDEPGLRAEIDARLQPLYRALAVTTNPIPVKAALNLLGHRVGGLRLPLVEADEIETDVIRSALIECGLLD, from the coding sequence ATGCCACTTCGACATCGTGCAGGCGTCGATTTCCCGGTTGACACGTTTCTGGTCGTCGGGAATCTTGTGCTGGCAGACGATGGAGGTGATCTTGTGGATGTCAATGTGGACTCCCCGTCGCTGGGATCGGTGCTGACGGCGATCGTGACTCCCTTCGACGACGATTTGCGGGTGGACGAGCATTCATTCGTGTCGTTATTGCGCCACGTGCTGGCGAACGGGTCAGATGGTGTAGTGGTCGCCGCGACCACGGGTGAGCCTTCCACGCTCAGCAACACCGAGCACCTTCGGCTGATCGAACTGGCGTGTGCCGAGCGGCCTGCCGCGACGAGCGTGATCGCCTCCACCGGTTCGAACAACACCGCGCAGGCCTGCATGATGACCGAGCGCGCGATCGAGTTGGGCGCGGACGCGGTGCTGTCCGTGGCGCCGTACTACAACCGGCCGAACCGGCGCGGCCTGGTCCGGCACTACGCGGAGATCGCCAAGGCCGCGGGCAAGCCCGTCGTGGTGTACAACATCCCGGCCCGTACCGGTATCGACCTGCCGAACGACTTGCTCGCCGAACTCGCGCAGATCGAGCACATCGACTACGTCAAGCAGGCAAACAACGCCAATCTCGCCCTCGTTGACGGACTGGGTGTCTACGCCGGCAATGACGATGCTTTCGCCCGCACACTCGACCTCGGCGGGTGCGGCGGCATTCTGGTCGGCAGTCAGGTGGCGGGGCCGCTGATGCGGCGCATGGTCGACGAGCCCGGCCTCCGCGCGGAGATCGACGCCCGGTTGCAGCCGTTGTACCGGGCGCTGGCGGTGACGACCAACCCGATCCCGGTCAAGGCAGCTCTCAACCTGCTCGGGCATCGCGTCGGTGGCCTGCGGCTTCCACTGGTGGAAGCCGATGAGATCGAAACCGACGTCATCCGGAGCGCGCTGATCGAGTGCGGTCTGCTGGACTGA
- a CDS encoding GAF and ANTAR domain-containing protein — MDDTTKAVAALREVAAAEEPLDDVLTRVATAAAQAIPDAEAATITVLTSGEPRTVAIAEELILAIDNAQYAAGRGPSLRAATVRRSVRSTASGDGLRWPEFVAAARQAGIRACVSVPLLSASDTASPRRGEDRESLGALNVYSLSATAFDPLDEQLTWVFTTAASHALRETRRWQRARDQVANLRTALSTGADIEQARGALMAVHSCTADEAFVRLVEHSRHQNVMLHEIARRFLLFLQQQRSG, encoded by the coding sequence ATGGACGACACCACCAAGGCGGTGGCCGCGCTGCGCGAGGTCGCCGCCGCGGAGGAACCTCTGGACGACGTTCTGACCCGGGTTGCCACTGCTGCGGCCCAGGCGATTCCGGACGCGGAGGCGGCGACTATCACCGTGCTGACCAGTGGTGAGCCGCGCACCGTCGCAATCGCCGAAGAGCTGATCCTGGCCATCGACAATGCCCAATACGCCGCAGGTCGCGGCCCCAGTCTGCGCGCGGCGACAGTCAGGCGATCTGTGCGGTCGACAGCGTCAGGAGATGGGCTGCGATGGCCGGAATTCGTGGCCGCCGCTCGCCAGGCCGGCATAAGGGCATGCGTATCGGTGCCTCTCCTGTCGGCGTCTGACACAGCGTCACCACGTCGCGGTGAGGACCGGGAATCGCTGGGGGCGCTCAACGTCTACAGCCTTTCTGCGACCGCGTTTGATCCCCTTGACGAACAGCTGACCTGGGTGTTCACCACGGCGGCCAGCCACGCGCTGCGTGAGACTCGCCGCTGGCAACGAGCCCGTGACCAGGTCGCCAACCTGCGGACCGCGTTGTCCACCGGCGCTGACATCGAGCAGGCCAGGGGAGCGCTGATGGCCGTTCACAGCTGCACCGCGGACGAGGCCTTCGTCAGGCTTGTCGAGCACTCCCGGCATCAGAACGTCATGCTGCACGAGATCGCCCGGAGATTCCTGCTTTTCCTGCAGCAGCAGCGGTCGGGCTAG
- a CDS encoding MarR family winged helix-turn-helix transcriptional regulator yields the protein MNRIRSHPDPEELLHVLTEVVEQVEVIWERSRSTSPAPLSVSQLRAMFVLETAEYLNVRDLATALNSSPPSVSRLCDRLQAVGFLDRSSSSVSRREVELRLSDRGRQYLVELRERRTAHLRDVIGALPATTRSQLAGGLARLRDAAVKHNRPPGAQHETDTRSA from the coding sequence GTGAACCGGATTCGTTCGCACCCGGACCCTGAGGAACTGCTCCATGTTCTCACCGAGGTCGTGGAGCAGGTCGAGGTGATCTGGGAACGGAGCCGGTCGACCTCGCCCGCCCCGTTGTCGGTGTCCCAGTTGCGGGCGATGTTCGTGCTGGAAACCGCCGAGTACCTGAACGTGCGGGACCTCGCGACGGCGCTGAACTCCAGCCCGCCGTCGGTGAGCAGGCTGTGCGACCGGTTGCAGGCCGTCGGTTTCCTGGACCGGTCTTCGAGTAGCGTCAGCCGGCGTGAGGTCGAACTGCGCCTGAGTGACCGCGGCCGGCAGTACCTGGTGGAACTGCGGGAACGGCGCACCGCGCACCTGCGCGATGTCATCGGCGCGTTGCCCGCGACGACCCGGTCGCAGCTGGCCGGAGGGCTGGCGCGCCTGCGCGACGCGGCGGTGAAGCACAACCGTCCGCCTGGCGCCCAGCACGAGACCGATACGCGGTCGGCCTAG
- a CDS encoding FMN-binding negative transcriptional regulator has product MVIVRGPDSYITPSWYASKAEHGRVVPHLELHDRTCVRHPDRAR; this is encoded by the coding sequence TTGGTCATCGTCCGCGGTCCCGACTCCTACATCACGCCGTCCTGGTACGCCTCGAAGGCCGAGCACGGGCGAGTGGTGCCCCACCTGGAACTACATGACCGCACATGTGTACGGCACCCTGACCGTGCACGATGA